A genomic segment from Candidatus Brocadia sinica JPN1 encodes:
- the uvrB gene encoding excinuclease ABC subunit UvrB — translation MSIFQLVSPFTPQGDQPHAIQQLVESYRKNTRYQTLLGVTGSGKTFTMANVIAALEKPTLVMTHNKTLAAQLYSEFKSFFPGNAVGYFVSYYDYYQPEAYIPQRDIYIEKEATINQEIDRLRLGATSNLISRKDVIIVASVSCIYGLGSPEEYQEMYVHLCKGDSIERNKLLRKLIDIQYDRNDIQFVRGTLRVRGDVVEVFPAYEETAYRIELFGDEVDRISIINPITGNTIQEVKEISIYPAKHFVMPEGKIEGVAKSIEYELNDRLKELRSNEKFLEAQRLEARVRYDMEMLLEVGYCHGIENYSRHLSGRAPGETPYTLFDYFPKEFFLIVDESHVSVPQIAGMYHGDRARKETLVEYGFRLPSALDNRPLRFDEWEEKIHQIMFVSATPGPYELKKCKGKVVEQIIRPTGLVDPVIYVKPAKTQVEDLLKQIKKRSEIKERVLVTTLTKRLAEDLSEYIKEEGLKGMYLHSEINAIERVTILRDLRLGKFDVLVGVNLLREGLDLPEVSLVAILDADKEGFLRSETSLIQTIGRTARNVNAEVILYADEITNSMKRAIDETNRRRALQIAYNKEHNITPKTIQKEIKKGIEDEVSSHKIVYEAVAESEEEYITQEFVNELEEEMLKAAEALEFERAAELRDKIQQIRSKYSVNSKSVSSESKV, via the coding sequence ATGTCTATTTTTCAGTTAGTATCCCCTTTTACACCGCAAGGCGACCAGCCTCACGCCATACAACAACTGGTGGAAAGTTACCGAAAAAATACCAGATATCAAACCTTACTGGGCGTGACGGGTTCTGGCAAGACCTTTACCATGGCTAATGTGATTGCAGCCCTGGAAAAACCAACGCTGGTTATGACCCACAACAAGACCCTCGCGGCCCAGCTTTACAGCGAATTCAAGAGCTTTTTCCCCGGAAATGCCGTGGGATATTTCGTCAGCTATTACGACTACTATCAACCCGAGGCGTATATCCCGCAACGGGACATCTACATCGAGAAAGAGGCGACCATCAACCAGGAGATTGACCGTCTGCGTTTGGGAGCAACCAGTAATCTCATATCTCGGAAAGATGTTATCATCGTTGCCAGTGTTTCCTGCATTTATGGGTTGGGTTCACCCGAAGAGTATCAGGAAATGTATGTGCACCTCTGCAAGGGTGATTCGATAGAACGGAACAAACTCTTGAGGAAACTCATCGACATCCAATACGATCGGAATGATATACAGTTCGTGCGTGGCACATTGCGTGTGCGCGGGGATGTTGTGGAGGTATTTCCGGCCTATGAAGAGACTGCATACCGCATAGAATTGTTTGGAGACGAGGTCGACAGGATTTCCATAATCAATCCCATAACTGGTAATACTATACAAGAGGTAAAGGAAATATCCATTTACCCGGCAAAACACTTTGTCATGCCAGAAGGAAAGATTGAAGGTGTCGCCAAATCCATCGAATATGAATTGAATGACCGCCTTAAGGAACTAAGGTCAAATGAGAAATTTCTCGAAGCCCAGCGCCTGGAGGCAAGGGTACGCTACGACATGGAGATGCTTCTGGAGGTAGGATATTGTCACGGTATTGAAAACTATTCGAGACATCTCAGCGGCCGCGCACCCGGGGAAACACCGTACACACTGTTCGATTATTTCCCCAAAGAATTTTTCCTCATTGTAGATGAATCCCACGTCTCTGTTCCCCAGATAGCAGGTATGTATCATGGCGACCGGGCGCGCAAGGAAACGTTGGTTGAATACGGTTTCCGTTTACCTTCTGCACTGGATAACCGTCCCTTGCGATTTGACGAGTGGGAAGAAAAGATTCATCAAATCATGTTCGTTTCGGCAACACCCGGTCCTTATGAGTTGAAGAAATGCAAGGGCAAGGTGGTTGAACAAATTATTCGCCCAACGGGTCTTGTCGATCCTGTAATTTATGTAAAACCTGCAAAAACTCAGGTGGAAGATTTGCTGAAGCAAATTAAGAAACGCTCAGAAATAAAGGAACGGGTACTGGTAACCACGTTAACGAAACGGCTTGCAGAAGACCTGAGTGAGTACATCAAAGAAGAGGGGCTGAAGGGTATGTACCTCCATTCTGAGATAAACGCCATAGAACGGGTAACGATATTAAGGGATTTGAGGTTGGGAAAATTTGACGTGCTGGTAGGTGTCAACCTGCTCAGGGAGGGACTGGATTTACCGGAGGTCTCACTGGTGGCAATCCTCGATGCAGACAAGGAGGGATTCCTGCGTTCCGAAACCTCTTTAATACAGACTATCGGCCGGACCGCAAGGAATGTGAATGCCGAGGTGATCTTATATGCAGATGAGATAACAAACTCAATGAAACGGGCCATCGATGAAACCAACCGTCGCCGGGCACTTCAAATTGCATACAATAAAGAGCACAACATCACCCCTAAGACTATACAAAAAGAGATCAAGAAGGGCATCGAAGACGAGGTCTCATCACACAAGATCGTTTATGAAGCCGTTGCAGAAAGCGAGGAAGAATACATCACCCAGGAGTTCGTGAACGAACTGGAGGAAGAGATGCTCAAGGCGGCGGAGGCATTGGAGTTTGAACGGGCAGCCGAGCTAAGGGACAAAATTCAGCAGATCCGTTCTAAATATAGCGTAAACAGCAAGAGTGTATCATCTGAGTCGAAAGTGTAA